The proteins below are encoded in one region of Chaetodon trifascialis isolate fChaTrf1 chromosome 11, fChaTrf1.hap1, whole genome shotgun sequence:
- the greb1l gene encoding GREB1-like protein isoform X2, whose protein sequence is MGNSYAGQLKSARFEEALHNSIEASLRSSSGDPQPIFTQLYLEPEPYPGNMEDVKLKADLHGREPPGLTNGHSSNDLEELEEDDDSDSSSPPLPYLQAPAPDGCCTLDGFCQAGKDLRLVSIATEPIEVPAGFELVGAKSPSIPEHMLVCAVDRRFLPDENGKNALLGFSGNCVGCGEKGFRYFTEFSNHINLKLSTQPKKQKHLKYYLVKNSQGALCKGPLICWKDCKTLQFSSSASTSKPSSSSSLSSKENGGTSGHSSSPFSLSDSPPTRTTQASSVFFGSQDLGRDCSFIKPLASTPGNKTQPIASPAMNSGPPKKRHRSWHPSSLVPVPPPTAVPVPAIRPIICSPGSVLGVSSPQPPVAGVIQPQPVTAGETVIVPDNLLNSSGVRPVILIGHGTLPYFYGNVGDIVVSPLLVSCYKSNQLTEKTLETLGLKSSQLLCVETMILLTLQYLARLGSDQIPLREELEQIVLKAMLCCPGGPAISPSQLPWLARLEASVSGGSVQVVVTHNSLGEGISESLRSLSEGPHHQQCLPTYVVIICASKVSGNEFCVLVLGKYQARALAEGMLTTNEFLKEISYELITGKVSILASHFKTTSLGDNLDKQLVRYQRRRKGQVIQPFQGDVTDNIHSQEAASMSPPSDRELLSKVFQIYPTQLSVARSLLSQVCSIADSGTHNLDLGRFCKVDFLVLVPPSHVLVHQTAQRIRQSGVLVDLGIEDASSAHQKSDKYVVRLDADVHAKMDAFMRKVKQNPYTLFVLIHDNSHVDLTSALSGSVCHGELQGLADRVVNCQEVLDAMNLLVLQVSCFPYTLQTRQSRISIHNEVHWPSNKSLQGELSPNELVYFGLKDYSSSLQWGVASPILRCDDAFEKMVHTLLERHPHLHSMVIRSYLLIQQYTEAMMALTSSPSLRDHITPETLAMVEDLINAPNREGSQGRGHMLLVRVPSLQLAMLARERLEDVRDKLGLQLCFAVLLGSPATELSLPRNFTNRLRAWRGYENEDWVPHTYEDLEGLPCIVILTGKDPLGETFPRSLKYSDLRLIDSSYLTRTALEQEVGLACTHVSMGVVQEPTKAMVPRDSDGEKAATSLNDGDELERPQSNGSAATRTSGSLAENGVSSSDVADSFQKPSTSACPPEGAVTSDVSTVTQVFKQECDSLGSQLSSNPPKASKAPASLCSSSSSSSPSPSSSSTQRPSQSTQCGREPKPTRVSPRTVIMSRAAYNLLAGESGGQLSSFSLLPQADVAWSGPLRPLITSNLQGAEQSMYYRQWTISRQHHADYEAPPVPHPRRLLLSGPPQVGKTGAYLQFLRILFRMLIRLLEVDVYDEEEVEEEETSEVTTPVNTQWPDIEEVRKLPFDPHPHDPKFRKASPVYNDKKPKCLKDGESQAPAKRVTKSIRLSRFAAHNAFHHCEQCHHYCEAGPATQLLECTFHAFTFCSSMLGEEVQLQFVIPKAKEQHFVFSQQGKHLESMRLPLVSTKDPDLLKSPIFTPTTGRQEHGLLNIFHAMEGATHLHILVVKQFEMPHYRKYWPNHILLVLPAMFNNAGVGAARFMIKELSYHNLELERNRLEEQGIKRQDVWPFIVMMDDSCVLWNSHQSTDSSETSDGSSNFTNVSLKMVLQHMESTPKISLYAMCGTRKWSSSLAHRAPSHPFSRCHLHEFVMLNVDLTQNVQYDLNRYSCEEVDFNLRVNSSGLLLCRFNYFSLMKKHIPVGGNKDFLVKPKLMEIENPAPISPFQYVCAPDSEQTLLDAPAQFLLERFLQSCSHRLFPKAVQNRNNPVLSIDSYLNISPEISVCYINSRPHSTNLKHQGLLFSGLLLYLCDSFVVSGFLKKFRFLKGATLCVISQDRSSLRQTIVRLELEDEWQFRLRDEFQTANCSEDRPLYFLTGRHV, encoded by the exons ATGGGGAATTCATATGCCGGGCAGCTGAAGTCTGCTCGATTTGAAGAGGCTCTCCATAACTCTATTGAGGCGTCGCTGCGCTCGAGCAGCGGAGATCCACAGCCCATCTTCACACAGCTCTACCTTGAGCCAGAGCCGTATCCTGGTAACATGGAAG ATGTGAAGCTGAAAGCCGACCTCCATGGCAGAGAGCCACCAGGCCTCACGAACGGCCACTCTTCCAACGatctggaggagctggaggaggatgatgactcagacagcagcagccctCCGCTCCCCTACCTACAGGCCCCTGCACCCGACGGCTGCTGCACACTGGATG gctTCTGTCAGGCCGGCAAGGACCTCCGCCTGGTCTCCATAGCAACAGAGCCCATCGAAGTCCCAGCGGGCTTCGAGCTGGTCGGCGCCAAATCCCCCAGCATCCCCGAGCACATGCTGGTGTGTGCCGTGGACCGCCGCTTTTTGCCTGACGAGAATGGGAAAAATGCACTTTTAG GTTTTTCAGGAAACTGTGTGGGCTGCGGGGAGAAGGGTTTCAGATACTTCACGGAGTTTTCGAACCACATCAACCTGAAGTTATCCACCCAGCCCAAGAAGCAGAAGCACTTAAAATACTACCTGGTGAAGAATTCTCAGGGTGCTCTGTGCAAAGGACCCCTCATCTGCTGGAAAG ACTGTAAAACCCTTCAGTTCTCCAGCAGCGCGTCGACGTCCAAACCCAGCTCGTCCTCGTCTCTCAGCAGCAAGGAAAACGGAGGCACCAGTGGACAcagctcctctcccttctcGCTCTCAG ATTCTCCACCCACCAGAACGACACAAGCATCCTCTGTCTTTTTCGGGAGTCAGGACCTCGGCAGAGACTGCAGTTTCATCAAACCTCTGGCCTCCACACCTGGAAACAAGACTCAACCAATAG CCTCCCCTGCCATGAATTCGGGGCCTCCAAAGAAGCGCCACCGCAGCTGGCACCCCAGCTCACTGGTACCCGTCCCACCGCCCACAGCCGTCCCTGTGCCAGCCATCCGGCCGATAATTTGTTCTCCGG GTTCTGTATTAGGAGTGTCGTCTCCTCAGCCGCCTGTAGCAGGAGTGATTCAGCCCCAACCCGTCACTGCTGGAGAGACAGTCATCGTTCCTGACAACCTGCTCAACTCTTCAGGAGTCCGCCCTGTCATCCTCATCG GACATGGCACTTTACCTTATTTCTATGGGAATGTTGGGGATATAGTCGTGAGCCCCCTGCTGGTCAGCTGCTATAAGAGCAACCAGCTGACAGAGAAAACCCTGGAGACGTTGGGCCTCAAAAGCAGCCAGCTTCTCTGTGTGGAGACAATGATTCTGCTCACTTTACAGTATCTTGCACGTTTAG GCTCGGACCAGATTCCTCtgagggaggagctggagcagatTGTTTTGAAGGCCATGCTGTGTTGTCCCGGGGGTCCTGCCATCTCCCCGTCCCAGCTGCCCTGGCTGGCTCGGCTGGAAGCCAGCGTCTCGGGGGGCAGCGTCCAAGTGGTGGTCACTCATAACTCTTTGGGAGAGGGCATCTCGGAGTCACTCCGTTCTCTCAGCGAGGGCCCTCACCACCAGCAGTGCCTGCCCACATACGTAGTCATAATATGTGCCTCGAAAGTGAGCGGCAATGAGTTCTGCGTGCTTGTTTTGG GAAAGTACCAAGCACGGGCCTTAGCTGAAGGCATGCTTACAACCAACGAGTTTCTGAAGGAAATCAGCTACGAACTCATCACAGGGAAAGTCAGCATCTTGGCGTCACACTTCAAAACCACATCACTGG GGGACAATCTGGACAAGCAGCTGGTGAGATACCAGCGCCGACGGAAAGGACAGGTCATCCAGCCCTTTCAGGGCGATGTCACAGATAACATCCACTCCCAGGAGGCTGCCAGCATGTCACCACCCTCAGACAGAG AGCTGTTGAGTAAGGTCTTTCAGATCTATCCGACCCAGCTGAGTGTGGCTCGGAGCCTCCTCTCTCAGGTCTGCTCCATCGCCGACTCAGGGACCCACAATCTTGATTTGGGCCGTTTTTGTAAAGTGGACTTTCTTGTTTTGGTCCCTCCTTCTCACGTTCTGGTACACCAGACGGCACAGCGCATCCGACAATCAG GGGTGCTTGTGGACCTGGGAATCGAAGACGCCTCCTCAGCCCACCAGAAATCAGACAAGTACGTGGTGCGTTTGGACGCGGATGTTCACGCCAAGATGGACGCCTTCATGAGGAAAGTCAAACAGAACCCTTACACCCTGTTTGTCCTCATTCACGACAACTCGCACGTTGACCTCACGAG CGCTCTGTCAGGCTCTGTGTGCCACGGGGAGCTGCAGGGTTTGGCTGACCGGGTAGTGAACTGCCAGGAGGTCCTAGACGCCATGAACCTCCTGGTCCTGCAGGTCAGCTGCTTCCCTTACACGCTGCAGACCCGCCAGTCCCGCATCAGCATCCACAACGAAGTTCACTGGCCCTCCAACAAAAGTCTG cagggggagctgTCTCCTAATGAGTTGGTGTACTTTGGCCTGAAGGACTACAGCAGCTCCCTGCAGTGGGGCGTGGCCAGCCCCATTCTGCGCTGTGATGATGCTTTTGAGAAGATGGTCCACACTCTGCTTGAAAG ACATCCACACCTGCACAGCATGGTGATCCGCAGCTACCTGCTGATTCAGCAGTACACTGAGGCCATGATGGCTCTGACCTCTTCCCCGTCCCTGAGAGACCACATCACGCCGGAGACCCTGGCCATGGTGGAGGACCTGATCAACGCCCCAAACAGAGAGGGCTCCCAGGGCCGGGGCCACATGCTGCTGGTTCGAGTGCCCTCGCTACAGCTGGCGATGCTGGCCCGGGAGCGACTAGAGGATGTGAGGGACAAACTGGGGCTCCAGTTGTGCTTCGCCGTGCTGCTGGGAAGCCCCGCCACCGAGCTCAGCCTGCCCAGGAACTTCACCAACCGCCTGCGG GCGTGGAGAGGCTATGAGAATGAAGACTGGGTGCCGCACACTTATGAGGATCTGGAAGGGCTGCCCTGCATTGTCATCCTTACAGGGAAGGACCCTCTCGGAGAAACTTTCCCCAG GTCTCTGAAATACAGTGACCTGCGTCTGATAGACTCCAGCTACCTGACTCGTACAGCCCTGGAGCAGGAGGTGGGTCTGGCCTGCACCCACGTGTCCATGGGCGTGGTCCAGGAGCCCACGAAGGCCATGGTCCCTCGGGATTCAGATGGAGAAAAGGCTGCTACCAGTTTGAATGATGGAGATGAGCTTGAAAGACCTCAGAGCAACGGCAGCGCTGCAACCAGAACATCTG GCTCTTTGGCAGAGAACGGTGTCAGTTCATCTGATGTCGCCGACTCTTTCCAGAAGCCCTCCACCTCCGCCTGTCCACCTGAAGGTGCCGTCACCTCCGACGTGAGCACAGTAACACAGGTGTTCAAGCAAGAGTGCGATTCCCTGGGAAGCCAGCTCTCCTCCAACCCCCCCAAAGCCTCCAAGGCCCCTGCCTCTCTTTGCTccagttcctcctcttcctctccttctccatcttcctcctccacccagaGGCCCAGCCAGTCCACGCAGTGCGGTCGTGAGCCTAAGCCCACCCGGGTCTCCCCGCGGACAGTCATCATGTCACGGGCAGCGTACAACCTGCTGGCGGGGGAGTCGGGGGGTCAGCTGAGCTCCTTCTCCTTGCTGCCTCAAGCAGATGTGGCCTGGAGCGGCCCGCTGAGACCCCTTATCACCAGCAACCTGCAGGGGGCAGAGCAGAGCATGTACTACCGCCAGTGGACCATCAGCAGGCAGCATCACGCTGATTATGAAGCTCCACCTGTGCCACATCCACGACGCCTGCTGCTCAGCGGACCCCCACAG GTGGGAAAGACCGGCGCCTATCTGCAGTTTCTTCGTATCCTGTTTCGAATGCTCATCAGACTGTTGGAGGTAGATGTGTATGacgaggaagaggtggaggaagaag aaacatcagagGTTACGACTCCAGTAAATACCCAGTGGCCTGACATTGAAGAAGTTCGAAAGCTGCCCTTTGACCCCCACCCTCATGACCCTAAGTTCAGGAAGGCCAGCCCTGTTTACAATGACAAGAAGCCAAAGTGCTTAAAAG ACGGAGAGAGCCAAGCACCAGCCAAACGAGTGACCAAGTCCATACGTCTGAGCAGGTTTGCTGCCCACAATGCCTTTCATCACTGTGAACAGTGTCACCACTACTGTGAAGCAGGCCCTGCCACACAG CTGCTGGAGTGCACCTTCCATGCTTTTACCTTCTGCTCGTCCATGCTGGGGGAGGAGGTCCAGCTCCAGTTTGTCATTCCCAAAGCCAAGGAGCAGCACTTTGTCTTCAGTCAGCAGGGCAAGCACTTGGAGAGCATGCGCCTGCCTCTGGTGTCCACTAAG gaTCCTGATCTGCTGAAGAGTCCCATCTTCACCCCGACAACAGGACGCCAAGAGCACGGCCTGCTCAACATTTTCCACGCCATGGAAGGCGCCACTCATCTGCACATTCTGGTGGTCAAGCAATTTGAGATGCCACACTACAGGAAGTACTGGCCCAACCACATCCTGCTCGTCCTGCCGGCCATGTTCAATAATGCGGGAGTTG GCGCTGCCCGATTCATGATCAAAGAGCTGTCATACCACAACCTGGAGCTGGAGAGAAACCGACTGGAGGAGCAGGGTATTAAGAGGCAAGACGTATGGCCTTTCATTGTCATGATGGACGACTCCTGCGTGCTGTGGAACTCCCACCAGTCAACAGACAGCAG tgagACATCAGATGGAAGCTCGAACTTCACCAACGTATCTCTGAAGATGGTACTGCAGCATATGGAAAGCACACCGAAGATCTCCCTGTACGCAATGTGCGGCACACGCAAGTGGAGCAGCAGCCTGGCACACAGGGCTCCCAGCCACCCCTTCAGTCGGTGTCACCTCCATGAGTTTGTCATGCTCAACGTGGACCTGACACAGAATGTTCAATATGACCTTAACCG GTATAGCTGTGAGGAGGTGGACTTCAATCTAAGGGTGAACAGTAgtgggctgctgctgtgtcgCTTCAACTACTTCAGCctcatgaaaaaacacattccaGTTGGGGGAAACAAAGACTTCCTGGTCAAACCTAAACTCATG gAAATAGAAAACCCCGCTCCAATCAGCCCATTCCAGTATGTTTGCGCCCCAGACAGCGAGCAGACCCTCCTGGACGCCCCGGCCCAGTTCCTGCTTGAAAGGTTCCTgcaaagctgcagccacagactCTTTCCGAAGGCTGTTCAGAACAGAAACAACCCAGTTCTGTCCATCGACAGCTACCTCAACATCAGCCCGGAG ATTTCTGTGTGCTACATCAACTCTCGTCCACACTCCACCAACCTGAAACACCAGGGCCTGCTGTTCAGCGGCCTGCTGCTTTACCTCTGTGACTCGTTCGTCGTCTCCGGATTCCTCAAGAAGTTCCGCTTCCTCAAAG GTGCCACTCTCTGTGTGATCAGCCAGGATCGAAGTTCCCTGCGTCAGACGATCGTCCgactggagctggaggacgAGTGGCAGTTCCGGCTGCGGGACGAGTTTCAGACAGCCAACTGCAGCGAGGACCGTCCCCTCTACTTTCTGACTGGCCGCCATGTTTGA